A DNA window from Nitrospirota bacterium contains the following coding sequences:
- a CDS encoding HD domain-containing protein, with translation MNKSLTGNDVKIGFLVLITVSAAIIHFVIPTDRHDLHMVHIVLRKLYFLPPVMAAAWFGFRGSLYTTLAVSSLFSLHAFLDWPGNYMEQANQVGELASFWVVGLIAGRLFEREQSLLRDLASANEETLVGLVSALDLRERNTRLHSQRVKEYTLLLADRFGVTEATKKAIGLGALLHDVGKIAVPDHILLKPEGLTEQEWDVMHTHPLAGYGIVKPIGFLHEAAEIVRAHHERYDGSGYPQGLKGEEIPLGARLFSVADVYDALTSARPYRSPVSHDAALSEIREKSGAYFDQRVVDAFEAIAPELLQAVREKYRDDE, from the coding sequence ATGAATAAAAGCCTGACGGGGAATGATGTGAAGATCGGTTTTTTGGTTCTCATCACGGTGAGTGCTGCGATCATTCACTTTGTCATTCCCACGGACCGGCATGATCTCCACATGGTCCATATTGTTCTCCGGAAACTCTATTTTCTCCCCCCCGTCATGGCGGCGGCCTGGTTCGGATTTAGAGGGAGTCTCTATACCACGCTCGCGGTCAGTTCGTTGTTTTCCCTCCATGCCTTTCTGGATTGGCCGGGGAATTATATGGAACAGGCAAACCAGGTGGGAGAACTCGCCAGCTTCTGGGTCGTGGGACTGATCGCCGGACGACTCTTTGAGCGCGAACAGTCGCTTCTCAGAGACCTTGCAAGTGCCAACGAGGAGACCCTTGTGGGCCTCGTTTCCGCTCTTGATCTGCGGGAGCGGAATACCCGGCTCCACTCACAGCGGGTGAAGGAGTACACTCTTCTTCTGGCCGACCGGTTCGGTGTCACTGAGGCAACGAAGAAAGCGATAGGACTCGGCGCTCTTCTACACGACGTAGGGAAGATTGCCGTGCCGGATCACATTCTTTTAAAACCTGAAGGACTTACAGAACAGGAATGGGATGTCATGCACACTCATCCCCTCGCCGGGTACGGCATCGTGAAGCCGATTGGTTTCCTCCATGAAGCAGCTGAGATCGTCCGCGCGCACCACGAGCGCTATGACGGGAGCGGATATCCGCAGGGGTTGAAGGGGGAAGAAATTCCTCTCGGGGCGAGACTCTTCTCAGTCGCTGATGTGTACGACGCTCTTACCTCTGCGCGTCCTTACCGTTCACCCGTCAGCCATGATGCGGCGCTCTCCGAAATCAGGGAAAAAAGCGGCGCCTATTTTGACCAGAGGGTCGTGGACGCCTTTGAAGCAATCGCACCTGAGTTATTGCAGGCAGTGAGGGAAAAATATCGAGACGATGAGTGA
- a CDS encoding c-type cytochrome: MKICVFMIIAISSVFFCLPYGSAAAEEMNAAHKPHQHRHLEYAKIKNPIAMTEQSLAEGGKRFEKHCMACHEKTGKGGIGPDLTGTALKHGSTDGEVFHVITDGVQGAAMKGFREELTEEMRWHLVNYLASLRKNEIHK; the protein is encoded by the coding sequence ATGAAAATATGCGTGTTCATGATAATCGCTATAAGCTCTGTATTCTTTTGTCTTCCCTATGGCAGCGCAGCTGCGGAAGAGATGAACGCCGCGCACAAACCGCACCAGCACCGGCACCTGGAATATGCAAAAATAAAGAATCCAATCGCAATGACGGAGCAATCCCTCGCCGAAGGCGGGAAGCGTTTCGAGAAGCATTGCATGGCTTGTCACGAAAAGACGGGGAAAGGGGGTATTGGTCCTGATCTAACAGGCACTGCGCTGAAGCATGGCAGCACCGACGGCGAAGTGTTTCATGTTATTACTGATGGCGTACAGGGCGCAGCTATGAAAGGATTTAGGGAAGAGCTGACGGAGGAGATGCGGTGGCATCTTGTTAATTACCTTGCCAGTTTGAGAAAAAACGAAATACATAAATAG
- a CDS encoding transporter, producing the protein MVLLSAIVAPSAVSADTGRGYLDLGGGYKTGDFGTPTTSSLYYLSSTIGYVAPRYDVGVTVPYLFLTNKNAGQSQTDSGAGDIILRGGAVFIPEGPGGFSLNGTLAVKLPSADETKSLGTGETDYGAFLGLHQRIEDFKLSLTGGYIKIGDPAAINYNDVHLYGVGVSRAFGRTDIAASLDGRRSTVPGVQNPQEVSVGFFHVLNADHAIKGSAFKGLNNGGPDFGVDFGIVRWF; encoded by the coding sequence ATGGTTTTGTTAAGCGCAATCGTGGCCCCGTCGGCTGTTTCGGCTGATACTGGCCGCGGCTATCTCGACCTCGGCGGTGGTTACAAAACAGGTGATTTCGGCACCCCGACGACATCCAGCTTGTATTATCTCTCTTCGACCATCGGATATGTTGCGCCGAGATACGATGTCGGCGTTACCGTGCCGTATCTGTTTCTCACGAACAAGAACGCCGGCCAAAGCCAGACCGATAGCGGCGCGGGGGACATCATTTTGCGCGGCGGCGCGGTGTTCATTCCTGAAGGTCCGGGCGGTTTTTCTCTCAATGGGACGCTGGCGGTTAAACTGCCGAGTGCGGACGAAACCAAAAGTCTGGGTACCGGTGAAACCGATTACGGCGCATTCCTGGGTTTGCATCAACGGATCGAGGACTTCAAGCTTTCACTCACGGGAGGGTACATAAAAATCGGCGACCCTGCTGCCATCAACTACAACGATGTCCATCTCTATGGGGTTGGAGTATCGAGAGCATTCGGCAGAACGGACATCGCTGCTTCGCTTGACGGCCGAAGATCGACGGTCCCCGGCGTGCAGAATCCCCAGGAGGTCAGTGTCGGATTTTTTCATGTCCTGAACGCGGACCACGCGATCAAGGGAAGCGCCTTTAAAGGCCTGAACAACGGCGGTCCGGACTTCGGTGTGGATTTCGGCATCGTAAGATGGTTTTAG
- a CDS encoding FixH family protein: MKEFVVIGLALLLAAGTAYAKGYEVQKKAGEYDVTVTFDRNPPTASDNAVGITIKDAAGHVVKDAVVKIEYSMPAMPGMPPMSYKAEAVLKGDEYKATLGLSMSGSWNLAVKITRAGKTSTMKLTVDAK, encoded by the coding sequence ATGAAAGAGTTTGTTGTAATTGGATTGGCCCTGCTTCTCGCAGCAGGGACCGCGTATGCAAAGGGCTACGAAGTGCAGAAGAAAGCGGGCGAATATGATGTTACCGTTACCTTTGACAGGAACCCGCCTACAGCCAGCGATAATGCCGTAGGTATCACGATCAAAGACGCGGCAGGTCATGTTGTCAAAGATGCGGTGGTCAAAATAGAGTACTCCATGCCGGCGATGCCGGGAATGCCCCCCATGAGCTACAAGGCGGAGGCAGTTCTAAAAGGCGACGAGTATAAGGCCACGCTGGGCCTTTCCATGTCCGGATCGTGGAATCTCGCGGTTAAAATCACCCGGGCTGGAAAAACATCGACGATGAAATTAACCGTGGACGCGAAGTAG
- a CDS encoding TolC family protein produces the protein MRIKILGLFVFLFVGAVLISVSGRAIAAEEVLNLQPLIDEALKNNRELLTAEARWKTSTYKVSQATSLPDPMVMIGYQNEGWNRYTYGTMQGAQWMYSVSQMFPYPGKRSLKGEMAAKDAESVEASYRAARQKTAATVKELYYELFLAYKNLDIIRDKTALFSRVEDAAVARYSSGMAPQQEVLMAQTEKYMLLEKETMLQQKVQSLETMLNNEVGRDVNSPLARPAEPAQSAFPFSMEELQKTALENSPELRSRERMVSSADARISMARKEYFPDFTIAATVYKRTGDFEDMWSLTATFNIPLFYRSRQQQGVAEAKSFSFETRHEVEGTRLMLSSAIRDNYTMLKTTEKLMDLYKKGLIPKTYQDFESAIAGYATGKVEAITVISRLKALLDYETLYWAQFVEREKAVARMESIAGISDSGTVVKSE, from the coding sequence ATGCGGATTAAAATTCTGGGCCTGTTTGTCTTTCTTTTCGTTGGCGCGGTTCTTATCAGCGTATCGGGACGGGCCATTGCCGCGGAGGAGGTGCTGAACCTTCAACCGCTGATTGACGAAGCGCTGAAAAATAACCGCGAACTGCTTACCGCCGAGGCAAGGTGGAAAACATCTACCTATAAGGTTTCTCAGGCGACGAGTCTCCCCGACCCCATGGTAATGATCGGATACCAGAATGAAGGCTGGAACAGATATACGTACGGCACGATGCAAGGGGCGCAGTGGATGTATTCCGTGTCCCAGATGTTCCCCTATCCCGGGAAGCGATCGTTAAAAGGAGAGATGGCCGCAAAGGACGCGGAAAGCGTCGAGGCTTCGTATCGGGCCGCGCGGCAGAAGACCGCAGCCACGGTCAAGGAACTCTATTATGAGCTGTTCCTCGCCTATAAGAATTTAGACATTATCCGGGACAAAACCGCCCTTTTTTCACGGGTCGAAGACGCGGCCGTTGCGCGGTATTCATCCGGCATGGCGCCCCAGCAGGAAGTACTGATGGCCCAGACGGAGAAATACATGCTCCTTGAAAAGGAGACGATGCTGCAGCAGAAGGTCCAGTCACTGGAGACGATGCTGAACAACGAGGTGGGAAGGGACGTCAACTCCCCCCTCGCAAGACCAGCGGAACCGGCGCAGTCGGCATTCCCTTTCAGCATGGAGGAGCTTCAAAAAACAGCATTGGAAAACTCCCCTGAGTTGCGGTCCAGGGAGAGGATGGTTTCCTCCGCGGATGCGCGTATCAGCATGGCGCGCAAAGAGTATTTCCCCGATTTTACCATTGCCGCGACCGTTTATAAAAGGACCGGAGACTTCGAAGACATGTGGAGTCTGACCGCCACGTTCAATATTCCGCTCTTTTACCGGTCAAGACAGCAGCAGGGTGTGGCCGAGGCGAAGTCGTTTTCCTTCGAGACGCGCCATGAAGTTGAGGGAACAAGGTTGATGCTGTCTTCAGCCATACGGGACAACTACACCATGCTCAAGACCACGGAAAAGCTTATGGACTTATACAAAAAAGGCCTGATTCCCAAGACCTATCAGGATTTTGAGTCGGCCATTGCCGGGTATGCGACCGGGAAAGTTGAGGCGATCACGGTCATCAGCAGGTTGAAAGCGCTTCTCGACTACGAGACGCTGTACTGGGCGCAGTTTGTAGAGAGGGAAAAGGCTGTCGCACGGATGGAGTCGATCGCGGGGATCAGTGATTCCGGAACGGTGGTGAAAAGCGAATGA
- a CDS encoding efflux RND transporter periplasmic adaptor subunit produces the protein MINKSVVRIVVCISFVWTFLFSPMPGPAGSAIDGLVVQSVFAQHAGHGGAPPAQPEPARKQAKEQPKEQQEAVEAPTVEIPLDKQQMMGLKTAPVARKALRKTIRTVGRIEVDERRFATVTTKFEGWIEKLYVDFTGKHVKKGEPLAEIYSPELFATQQEFINTLRWKTQGGAIRDDEVGRMYARDNETIIEAARQRLRFLDISDEQIREIEATGKALRTLKLNSPVDGTVIQKTAVLGTRVMPGEKLFDIADLSTVWVVAELYESDLSLVREGETAKIRMGSSPGKVLSARVEYVSPTLSEETRTAQVRFSLPNPDGRLKPKMFTDLELEVNMGTRLVVPEDSVINTGERQIVYVDKGEGNFEPRLVTVGIVSDGMAEVLSGLKLNERVAASANFLIDSEARLKGIVK, from the coding sequence ATGATAAATAAAAGTGTAGTCAGAATTGTCGTATGCATCAGCTTTGTCTGGACATTTCTATTTTCCCCCATGCCGGGTCCCGCCGGCAGTGCGATAGACGGCCTTGTCGTACAATCCGTCTTTGCCCAGCACGCCGGACATGGAGGGGCGCCGCCTGCCCAGCCGGAACCTGCCAGGAAGCAGGCAAAGGAACAGCCGAAGGAGCAGCAGGAAGCTGTGGAAGCGCCCACAGTTGAGATCCCGCTGGATAAACAGCAGATGATGGGACTCAAGACCGCGCCGGTCGCTAGGAAAGCCCTCCGGAAGACCATAAGGACGGTGGGCAGGATCGAGGTCGATGAGCGAAGGTTCGCCACGGTCACGACCAAGTTCGAAGGATGGATCGAGAAGCTGTATGTGGATTTCACCGGCAAACACGTAAAGAAGGGTGAGCCGCTGGCGGAAATTTACAGCCCCGAGCTGTTCGCGACCCAGCAGGAGTTCATCAATACCCTGCGGTGGAAGACGCAGGGAGGCGCGATCCGCGACGATGAGGTCGGCAGGATGTACGCACGCGACAATGAGACGATCATCGAGGCAGCGCGGCAGCGGCTGCGGTTCCTTGACATCAGCGACGAGCAGATCAGGGAGATCGAGGCCACGGGCAAGGCGCTCCGGACGCTCAAACTCAACAGCCCCGTGGACGGCACCGTGATCCAGAAAACGGCGGTGCTCGGCACGCGCGTCATGCCCGGCGAGAAGCTGTTTGACATTGCCGACCTGTCCACAGTATGGGTCGTGGCCGAGCTCTACGAGTCCGATCTGTCCCTGGTCCGGGAAGGAGAAACGGCGAAGATCAGGATGGGCTCTTCCCCGGGCAAGGTTTTAAGCGCCCGCGTCGAGTACGTCTCCCCCACGCTGTCCGAAGAGACCCGGACGGCGCAGGTGCGATTCTCCCTTCCCAACCCCGATGGTCGGCTCAAGCCGAAAATGTTCACTGACCTTGAGCTGGAGGTGAATATGGGGACGAGACTCGTCGTTCCCGAAGACTCCGTCATCAACACCGGCGAGCGGCAGATCGTCTACGTGGATAAAGGGGAAGGCAACTTCGAACCCCGGCTCGTGACCGTGGGGATCGTCTCCGACGGCATGGCGGAGGTCCTGAGCGGCCTGAAGCTGAATGAGCGTGTTGCCGCGTCGGCCAACTTCCTCATCGACTCCGAGGCACGGTTGAAGGGGATTGTGAAGTAG